Proteins encoded by one window of Methanobacterium sp. CWC-01:
- a CDS encoding OB-fold nucleic acid binding domain-containing protein yields the protein MDDEKIFKIALLTSLVGMVGMIFTAGYIAPQKVRIEDLNLGMIDKEVSVEGVVQVVKRSKNGETYFLDLNDGSGRLTIVIFQSTSLDMEKNNINIMGLNQRRVNVVGNVAEYRGALELILKDSKSLKILA from the coding sequence GTGGACGATGAAAAAATATTCAAAATAGCCCTATTAACGTCTCTAGTGGGAATGGTGGGTATGATATTTACCGCAGGATATATTGCCCCCCAGAAGGTTCGGATAGAAGATCTGAACCTGGGAATGATTGATAAAGAAGTTTCGGTGGAGGGGGTTGTGCAGGTTGTGAAAAGATCCAAAAACGGGGAAACTTACTTCTTAGATTTGAATGATGGGAGCGGCCGGCTCACTATAGTCATCTTTCAGTCCACCTCCCTTGATATGGAAAAAAACAACATAAACATCATGGGACTAAATCAAAGGCGCGTAAACGTTGTTGGAAATGTAGCTGAGTATCGTGGGGCCTTGGAACTAATACTGAAGGATTCTAAATCCCTGAAAATTCTGGCATGA